The DNA segment GCACCAAATTCGCCGTTCTTCCTCAGCATGCTTGCATCACAATGGCtcaatttgaatattactTTGTTGTTAACAGTCAAGGTGTTGTCACTGATGTTTGGGTTCCTTTTCAGAAATGGTGaacttttttattgtatCAAAAGTTTTTATTAATAGTCTAAGATTCCCTTGTTTCCTGCAAGCATTTCTATTATAGCCAATATAATGTACCAAGATAGCGCTAAGTTTTCTTGTTAAATCTTTATACAAAGTAATGAGCCAACAATTGCTAGGTTCTTTAACTGATAACCTATTTCGATCGCACTTTAACGGCGCCGATTGAACTGCTCAACATATCACGTTATAcgattgaaaaatttgatactTCAAGGCTTCGAAAAGATGCAAAAGTATGAAATCCTGAACTTAACGCAGACCattcaaacaaacaaagCTCCAACAGACACTAGCCACCCCTATAGTGATGACAGCTATCTTAAACTGGGAGGAAATATCCCctgttttggaaaaagGCGCCCGCGAATCACTTGTGTCTAAAAGAGTTCCCTTTTTGCAAAGCATATCAGAATTAGTTCGTCAAGAGACATTGGAAAAACCTCAATTATCCGAAATTGCTTCTTGTTTGCTGAATACTTTTGTGCTTTATGAAGACAACAGTTCCAAAAGTTTGGTAACTTCAATATTGCTCgacattttgaatttagaACCATGTCTTTTAGAAAGTTTTGTCCAATTCATTTCTGACGTGGTCATCAGTAATCCAGCTACTAAGGCCGTGGCTGATTACCTCAACCTGTTAGACTGGATCAATTCCTTCCTTGTTTTTGTCTCGCGCAATTCGAtgttatttgaagaatatctTCCAAAATTGTTGGTCGCTCATTCCTACGCAACTTTTGGTGTTGAGACTATTCTTGACAACCAAGAAGATAGCAAGAAACCAAAGGATAAACAAAACCAGCATAGAAAGAGAATTCGTCAATGCATATTCCAATCGACTGTCAAGACAATGCTTAAATGCCTGAAGGACAACGACGATGGTATGTTTTGCATGCAAACTGTAACTAAATCTGTACTAGAAGAccattcaaaattaaagatGACTAGTGTTGGTGTGGTTTTGATAATGGGTGCGCTAACTCAAACTGCAATTCAGTTGTTGTCAAGGCAACCAGCTCTGCAATCCGCATTGAAGGAAAGTTCAGTTGAAAAGTATTGCGAATATTTGGGTAAAGAAGTTCTTTTGGGTAAGAATTCACCATCTCCCTTTTGCTTAGAAGTTAGTCTAAAACCCTTTTTAAAAGAATTTGTTTCGCAAAGCTTGTTCACCAAATTCTTCGTTCccaatattgaaaaagcaatTTTAAGATCTCCCGAAGttggtttttcaattttatctGAGCTGTACACTGGAGTTTCTCCAGGCAAAATAAATCTCTTAAATGTCTTTACATCTTCGAAGCTTCTAAATCAATCCTTCTCGGCGTTAAAAAGCTCAAAGGATGTAGTTAGAGCTATCTCGCTTCATTCCGTCAAAATCCTATTTAGAAAAATCTCAAAAAGTGACACTAACTCGGAGGACTTAATGAAGGTTGTCGATGAAATATTCAGAAATATCAAGTCAAATTTGAACGCTGATTACAAATCAATGATTTCCAAAATCCTTATAGAAATACCCTTAACACACCGTGAGGTTTCAGAGAAAATTTGTAAAAATTTATGCCCATATATTGGTAAAGAAGGTAACGAAGTTGCTCTGACTTCAATGCTCAATgccttcttcatccattACTTTAGTCTAGAAGGCCCTGTTGAAGATTTGAATAAGATTATATCAGCCGGTTTCACGGATAAGAAACCACCTCTGAAGAAGTGCTGGTTTGCCACTTTTCTGAACAATTCCGATTCTGCCTCCGAAGAGGTATTTCTGAACTTCCTGGACGGCTGTTTCGAATTTGCAAAGGACTCCATTATGCATTATCAAACGCATGGGCATACATGTATTCTTGCATCAATTCAATTCATAAACAAAATATTGACATTGAATAATACTCAGCTAAATGGTCGTGCTATACAGCTAATAGATGCTCTTCCCGAAAATACCACAATAGGTGATGCTATCTTGACCAGCACTTTATCAACGGAACTCTCCATTGAGAACCGCATTCACGCTGTGGTTCTACTACAAGAATTGTTTCATAAGAAACCAGAAATTATCGGATTCAGTGTCATTGATGcaattgaaagaagaatgcgTGCACAAGAATTAATACCTCAACAAAATACATCATTCAAATACATTACAACTGTACTACTGACCATTACATCTGAGTTGCCTGACAAGGAAGCTTTAATAAATGTATTAATTGATGTCCTGGTTATAGCTCAATGGGATATTTTTAACGTGAAAAATGGCTGGGCTGGGCTAGTTTTACGCGCAAAGCTTGATCCGGCTGAAGTTGTTAAAAAACATGCTGACGCTATTATGGACAAGATTCTTGAAATCACCAACAATAATGAATGGATAGATACAATTTACGGTTCATGTGGTCTACAAGCGGCAGCGTATGCTGCATTTATTCAACCCTCAGAGTTTACTCCAATTCTCTGTAAAACAATCGAGGCagatttatcaacaaatgATTTATCACAATTatctgaagaagatttcaatatttttgcCGGTGAAGAAGGTATTTTAGTTGTCGATGTTCTGGAAGAAAGtatgaataaaaaacttTCGAATAAAAACTCCAAGGAATATGAAACCCTAATATGGGAACAGAAGATAAGGAAAGAGCAGGCCAAGAAAAGCGTCAAAAGATTATCAAAGGAGGAACAAGAGCTCGTTGACAGACAGTTGGCCAAGGAATCAAAAATCAGATTGCACGTCTCGGAAATTTTTACTCGTTTGAAGCGTGGAATTAAATTGATATTCGAACTCTCCAAAGCTGCCTGTTTGGTTCAAAACGGTATTACTATATGGTTTCCTTTAGCGGTTACAAAGTTCTTGCATTTATGTTCGGAAGATAATATTCTAAAGTTAACGGAGGATGTAAATAAGGTCTTCTTGCAGCTTTCTAAAAACGTCTCCGAGAGATTGGGCAACATCAGGCTTTTCCTTGGTTTAGCAACTTTGCGAGTACACAATGCAAAGAATATCTCAGAGAACTATTTACAAGAACCTCTGGTCGAATTACTGACAAGAGTTCTTTTCAGGATAAAATTTGTTTCCGACCAAGCAGAACTAGATCCTATCAGTCTCACTTATATTTTACCATTGTTAATCAATGTCTTGGAGAAGGGTAAAGCTGCTGCACTAAAGAACGCCGACAAGCCTGTTGTTAAGGCTGagtttgttgaagaagatgaagaggaagagcaTTTGTTGCTGGCTATGGAAATTATTTCCGTCCATGCGAGTGCTTTTGAAGATCCTTCCATTCCTAGAATCTCCATCATTGAAGTTCTTTTATCTCTTCTGTCTTTGCCATCAAAAGCAAAGATCGCCAAAGAATGTTTCAATGCTCTCTGCCAAAGCATATCTGTTGCTCCGAATCAGGAAGACCttgatattatattatCAAACTTGCTATCACCTAATCAATTTGTTCGTTCAACAATATTAGAAATATTAGATAACGAATTCGAATTGGAGCCTTTCATGAAATTCTCACCTGAGATTTTCATTTGCAGGTTTGATTCAGATCCTTCCAATCGCGACGTTGCAGATTTTATTTGGGAATTtaacaaatttgaaatcaaCGATGAACTACTGAAGAGTCTATTTTCACTATTTAACCAAGATGATAGTGGATTGAGATTATTTGCAGCCAACGCTTATGCATTTGGTGCAGTAAGTCTATTTACTTCTGAGGGCAGTTCCTCAAACACTTACTTAGACGCCTTAATGAGCTTTTATAAACAAAAGGCAAAACCATTAGAAGCAATTCTTGATCAATTTGGTTTAGTTCTTGTGTCTGCGAGTGAGCAAAAAGATCCTTGGCAAGGAAGAAGTACAGTCGCAATAACATTGAAGATCATGGCTAAGGCTCTTTCTGCGGAGGAAAATACTGTTGTTAGTGTGATAAAGTTTTTGGTCGATGACGGAGGCCTAGTAGACAGAGAGCCAATTGTTCGACAAGAAATGAAGGAGGCTGGTGTTGAATTAATTACATTGCACGGGTCACAAAACTCTGAAGAGCTAATTCctatatttgaagaagctTTGAGCTCCAGTAGGGATAGtgctttgaaagaaaacgtTATTATCCTTTATGGTACGTTAGCAAGACATTTGCAGGAAAGTGATCCAAGAATTCACACAATTATTGAAAGATTGCTTTCCACTCTTGACACTCCCTCCGCAGACATCCAACAGGCCGTTTCGGCTTGCATAGCACCATTGGTTTTCCAGTTTAAGCCAAAAGTTGGTGAATACTTGAATCTTTTGATGGAGAAACTATTGAATCCGACTGTTGCAGTTTCCATGCGGAAAGGTGCTGCTTGGGGTATTGCTGGTTTAGTTAAAGGTTACGGTATCTCAGCTCTCTCGGAGTTCGATATCATTCGCAACCTCATCGAGGCTGCAGAAGACAAAAAAGAGCCAAAAAGACGTGAATCTGTTGGATTCAGCTTTCAATACTTATCCCAATCTTTAGAGAAGTTTTTTGAACCATACGTGATTGAGATTCTTCCGAACATCTTGAAGAACTTAGGGGATGCTGTTCCTGAAGTCAGAGAGGCAACTGCTCATGCTACAAAAGCTATAATGGCACATACTACAGGTTACGGTGTCAAAAAGTTGATTCCAGTAGCCGTCTCTAATTTGGATGAAATTGCATGGAGAACTAAGAGAGGTTCCGTCCAATTGTTGGGTAATATGGCCTATTTAGATCCTACTCAGTTGTCAGCATCTTTGTCTACTATTGTTCCAGAAATTGTTGGTGTTCTAAATGACTCTCATAAGGAAGTGCGTAAAGCTGCTGatgaatctttgaaaaggtTTGGAGAAGTTATTAGAAATCCTgagattcaaaaattggtaCCTATTCTCTTGCAAGCCATTGGTGACCCAACAAGGTACACCGAAGAAGCTTTGGATTCGTTGATCCAAACACAATTTGTTCATTATATTGACGGTCCGTCATTAGCGCTAATCATTCACATTATCCATCGTGGTATGCATGATAGGTCTGCTAATGTTAAGAGAAAGGCATGTAAGATTGTCGGTAATATGGCTATTTTGGTTGATACTAAGGATCTCGTCCCATACTTGCAACAACTGATAGATGAGGTTGAGATTGCTATGGTTGATCCTGTTCCAAATACGAGGGCCACAGCGGCTCGTGCATTAGGTGCATTGGTAGAAAGATTGGGTGAAGAACAATTCCCAGATTTGATTCCTCGTCTATTAGATACACTGAGTGACGAATCCAAATCTGGTGATCGTCTCGGTTCAGCTCAAGCTCTGGCGGAAGTTATTAGTGGTCTAGGCTTGACCAAATTGGATGAAATGTTGCCAACTATTTTAGCTGGTGTAACTAATTTTCGTGCTTATATTAGAGAAGGCTTTATGCCtttgcttcttttccttcctgTTTGTTTTGGATCCCAATTCGCCTCATACATTAATCAAATTATCCAGCCTATCCTTTCCGGATTGGCTGATAATGACGAAAATATTCGTGACACCGCGTTGAAAGCTGGTAAATTGATTGTCAAAAACTATGCTACGAAAGCAGTTGATCTATTGTTGCCTGAGTTGGAAAGAGGTATGttcgatgaaaatgaaagaattcGTCTATCTTCTGTTCAATTAACCGGTGAACTATTGTTCCAGGTTACAGGTATTTCCTCCAAGAACGAATTTTCTGAAGAAGACGGTGACCATAACGGTGAGTTCTCCGGTAAATTGGTCGATGTACTTGGTCAAGATCGTCGTGACAGAATTTTGGCCGCATTATTTGTTTGCAGAAACGATATTTCAGGTATTGTTCGTGCTACAACAGTGGATATTTGGAAGGCATTGGTTCCCAATACGCCAAGAGCtgtgaaagaaattttaccAACATTGACTGGTATGATAGTTACTTACTTAGCTTCATCATCAAGTGTATTGCGTAACATTGCTGCTCAAACCCTGGGTGATCTTGTTCGTCGTGTAGGTGGCAACGCTTTATCGCAGTTGTTACCAAGTTTGGAGGAATCTCTAATAGAAACATCAAATCCAGACTCTAGACAAGGTGTTTGTATAGCCCTTTATGAGCTAATTGAATCTGCTTCTGCTGAGACAATATCACAATTTCAGTCTATTATTGTGAACATTATTCGTACGGCCTTGATTGATGAATCAGCTACAGTTAGACAAGCAGCTGCATTATCTTTTGATGTCTTTCAAGATGTTGTCGGTAAAACTGCTGTTGATGAAGTTTTGCCATATTTGTTGCATATGCTCGAATCTTCTGATAATTCTGGCTTTGCTTTGTTAGGTTTACAAGAAATCATGTCGAAGAAATCCGATGTCATTTTCCCAATCTTAATTCCAACCCTATTGGCCCCACCAATAGACGCATTTAGGGCTTCAGCTTTGGGTTCTTTGGCGGAAGTCGCTGGCTCAGCTTTATACAGGCGTTTGTCAATTATAATTAACACGCTGGTTGACGCAATCACAACGGCCTCTAATGATGAATCCACCAAAACTGCATTGGAAGTTGCATTAAACAGAATATTCCTATCTGTGGCTGATGATGAAGGTCTTCACCCACTACTTCAACAAATAATGTCACTACTAAAGAATGACAACGTAGAAAAGCGCATAGCCGTTTTAGAGCGTTTAccaaatttctttgataagACCactcttgattttgatgtttaTATTAACGACTTCGTCTCGCATGCTATTTTATCACTAGATGATGAGGATTCAAGAGTTGTCAATGGAAACTTCAATGCTCTATCTACTTTGTTAAAGAAGGTTGACAAACCCACTCTAGAAAAATTGGTTAAGCCTGCAAAGCAGTCTTTAGCCTTGACTGGTAAACAGGGCGAAGATTTAGCCGCCTTTAGGCTGCCAAAAGGGCCAAACTGTGTTTTACCTATCTTCTTACATGGTTTAATGTATGGCTCTAATGATGAAAGGGAAGAATCTGCGCTAGCCATTGCTGATGTTGTTTCGAAGACACCTGCTGCTAATTTGAAACCATTTGTGAGCGTCATCACTGGTCCATTGATTCGTGTTATAGGTGAAAGATTCAGTAGTGACATCAAGGCTGCCATTCTGTTTGCGCTCAATGTGCTGTTTATTAAAATTCCGATGTTTTTGAGACCTTTTATTCCTCAATTACAAAGAACATTTGTTAAATCTTTGTCTGATGCTACCAATGAAACACTGCGTCTTCGTGCAGCAAGGGCTCTTGGTGCtttaattgaacatcagCCTCGTGTTGATCCTTTGGTGATTGAGTTGGTGACAGGCGCCAAACAGGCGACTGACGAAGGTGTTAAGACAGCAATGCTAAAGGCCTTGTTGGAGGTCATCGTTAAGGCAGGTTCTAAATTAAATGAAGGTTCAAAGACGAATATTGTTAACTtagttgaagaagaaatgcTAGGCAGCAACGATAAATTGGCCGTTGCTTATGCTAAATTAATTGGGTCATTATCGGAAATTTTGTCCCACGATGAAGCCCATAAGATTTTGCAAGATAGGGTATTAAATGCCGATTTAGACGGAGAAACTGGTATGTTTGCCATTTTGACTTTaaattcctttttgaaagatgcTCCTATACATATTTTTAATACAGGCCTGACAAATGAGATCGTCAGCTACATTTTGAAGGCGTTCCATTCTCCTGACGCTTACTTTGGAGAAAACGGTGTTATCGCTGCTGGTAAATTGCTTTTGTTGGAAGGAGAGAGAAAGTCTCCTTTCGTTAGAACAGAAGCAGCAGAaccattcaaaattggcgatgaaaatatcaatcTGTTGATTAGTGAGTTAAGTAAAGCTACCTTACAACCAGCTA comes from the Saccharomyces kudriavzevii IFO 1802 strain IFO1802 genome assembly, chromosome: 7 genome and includes:
- the GCN1 gene encoding Gcn1p (similar to Saccharomyces cerevisiae GCN1 (YGL195W); ancestral locus Anc_8.155), producing the protein MTAILNWEEISPVLEKGARESLVSKRVPFLQSISELVRQETLEKPQLSEIASCLLNTFVLYEDNSSKSLVTSILLDILNLEPCLLESFVQFISDVVISNPATKAVADYLNLLDWINSFLVFVSRNSMLFEEYLPKLLVAHSYATFGVETILDNQEDSKKPKDKQNQHRKRIRQCIFQSTVKTMLKCLKDNDDGMFCMQTVTKSVLEDHSKLKMTSVGVVLIMGALTQTAIQLLSRQPALQSALKESSVEKYCEYLGKEVLLGKNSPSPFCLEVSLKPFLKEFVSQSLFTKFFVPNIEKAILRSPEVGFSILSELYTGVSPGKINLLNVFTSSKLLNQSFSALKSSKDVVRAISLHSVKILFRKISKSDTNSEDLMKVVDEIFRNIKSNLNADYKSMISKILIEIPLTHREVSEKICKNLCPYIGKEGNEVALTSMLNAFFIHYFSLEGPVEDLNKIISAGFTDKKPPLKKCWFATFLNNSDSASEEVFLNFLDGCFEFAKDSIMHYQTHGHTCILASIQFINKILTLNNTQLNGRAIQLIDALPENTTIGDAILTSTLSTELSIENRIHAVVLLQELFHKKPEIIGFSVIDAIERRMRAQELIPQQNTSFKYITTVLLTITSELPDKEALINVLIDVLVIAQWDIFNVKNGWAGLVLRAKLDPAEVVKKHADAIMDKILEITNNNEWIDTIYGSCGLQAAAYAAFIQPSEFTPILCKTIEADLSTNDLSQLSEEDFNIFAGEEGILVVDVLEESMNKKLSNKNSKEYETLIWEQKIRKEQAKKSVKRLSKEEQELVDRQLAKESKIRLHVSEIFTRLKRGIKLIFELSKAACLVQNGITIWFPLAVTKFLHLCSEDNILKLTEDVNKVFLQLSKNVSERLGNIRLFLGLATLRVHNAKNISENYLQEPLVELLTRVLFRIKFVSDQAELDPISLTYILPLLINVLEKGKAAALKNADKPVVKAEFVEEDEEEEHLLLAMEIISVHASAFEDPSIPRISIIEVLLSLLSLPSKAKIAKECFNALCQSISVAPNQEDLDIILSNLLSPNQFVRSTILEILDNEFELEPFMKFSPEIFICRFDSDPSNRDVADFIWEFNKFEINDELLKSLFSLFNQDDSGLRLFAANAYAFGAVSLFTSEGSSSNTYLDALMSFYKQKAKPLEAILDQFGLVLVSASEQKDPWQGRSTVAITLKIMAKALSAEENTVVSVIKFLVDDGGLVDREPIVRQEMKEAGVELITLHGSQNSEELIPIFEEALSSSRDSALKENVIILYGTLARHLQESDPRIHTIIERLLSTLDTPSADIQQAVSACIAPLVFQFKPKVGEYLNLLMEKLLNPTVAVSMRKGAAWGIAGLVKGYGISALSEFDIIRNLIEAAEDKKEPKRRESVGFSFQYLSQSLEKFFEPYVIEILPNILKNLGDAVPEVREATAHATKAIMAHTTGYGVKKLIPVAVSNLDEIAWRTKRGSVQLLGNMAYLDPTQLSASLSTIVPEIVGVLNDSHKEVRKAADESLKRFGEVIRNPEIQKLVPILLQAIGDPTRYTEEALDSLIQTQFVHYIDGPSLALIIHIIHRGMHDRSANVKRKACKIVGNMAILVDTKDLVPYLQQLIDEVEIAMVDPVPNTRATAARALGALVERLGEEQFPDLIPRLLDTLSDESKSGDRLGSAQALAEVISGLGLTKLDEMLPTILAGVTNFRAYIREGFMPLLLFLPVCFGSQFASYINQIIQPILSGLADNDENIRDTALKAGKLIVKNYATKAVDLLLPELERGMFDENERIRLSSVQLTGELLFQVTGISSKNEFSEEDGDHNGEFSGKLVDVLGQDRRDRILAALFVCRNDISGIVRATTVDIWKALVPNTPRAVKEILPTLTGMIVTYLASSSSVLRNIAAQTLGDLVRRVGGNALSQLLPSLEESLIETSNPDSRQGVCIALYELIESASAETISQFQSIIVNIIRTALIDESATVRQAAALSFDVFQDVVGKTAVDEVLPYLLHMLESSDNSGFALLGLQEIMSKKSDVIFPILIPTLLAPPIDAFRASALGSLAEVAGSALYRRLSIIINTLVDAITTASNDESTKTALEVALNRIFLSVADDEGLHPLLQQIMSLLKNDNVEKRIAVLERLPNFFDKTTLDFDVYINDFVSHAILSLDDEDSRVVNGNFNALSTLLKKVDKPTLEKLVKPAKQSLALTGKQGEDLAAFRLPKGPNCVLPIFLHGLMYGSNDEREESALAIADVVSKTPAANLKPFVSVITGPLIRVIGERFSSDIKAAILFALNVLFIKIPMFLRPFIPQLQRTFVKSLSDATNETLRLRAARALGALIEHQPRVDPLVIELVTGAKQATDEGVKTAMLKALLEVIVKAGSKLNEGSKTNIVNLVEEEMLGSNDKLAVAYAKLIGSLSEILSHDEAHKILQDRVLNADLDGETGMFAILTLNSFLKDAPIHIFNTGLTNEIVSYILKAFHSPDAYFGENGVIAAGKLLLLEGERKSPFVRTEAAEPFKIGDENINLLISELSKATLQPASNSTDVRRLSLVVIRTLARFKFDECLKQYYDVVGPSVFACLRDPVIPIKLAAEKAYLALFKLVEEDDMNTFNEWFSRASDGADRIETITGTSIQLRSIGDYTKRVGKRLANVERERIAAGGDAETMYSDRFEDEREIWAVGGVELTTDI